Sequence from the Thermocoleostomius sinensis A174 genome:
TATTCTTGAGGCGGTTTTTCAATTCGCTATTTTGTTTCTCTAGAAAATTTTGTTGAAATTGGGTATGCTTCAGTGGTAGCTCTCTGTGATAAAGAGAGCCTTGTTTAGCATTTGAATTTTCCCAAGGGCAACTGGGGCCTTTGGCATGAAAGGCTACATTGAACTAGTCCAAGCTGAAGTGGCTGACCTACTCAATGATTCACTGATTCTCGCTATACCGCCGTTTATTCCGCAGGTGTCTTGACATGAGCGCACAACCCTCTCGCCGCCTTTCATCTCCGTCTCAAGCTTCGCGGCAGCCTTCCGATCGGGCAGTGGCTCGTGTGCGCCGACGATCGCCCCGCCAGTCTTATCAAGCCACCGCGATTGAGGTTTCTGCCCGCTTGGGTGTGAATGTCTTACTTGGAATCATTGCAGTTTCTACCCTAGTGAAGCTAGTGCCATACAATCTATCGCAACAGCAGCAGTTAGAGGAAGCACGGTCAGAGGTGGCGAAACTAGACAAGCGGGTTGATGAACTGCGAGCAGAATTCGATCGGCATTTTGATCCCCAGCAGTCGATGCATGTCATGCAAGAGCAAAGCGCCCGGATGAATCCTAATCAACGACAAATCATCTGGTTAGCACCCAGTGCTACCACGGCTCAGCAGCCAGAACGCTCCCCATCCGAAAAGACAATGACGCCGATCGAAGGGAGCCAACAGCAAGCATTTTGGTTGAAGCGATAGAAATGGGGTTAGGGAGTAGGGATTGGGTAATTGGGAATGAATAATTGAGATGTTGGAATGATAGGTGTAGCGCGGAAAGTTAGGTTCGATCGAACGGCTGAAACCTAGCAGCCGCTCTTTTACTGTAAAAGCAAACGACTCATTCATGCATGGTTTATATTTTAGCCTTCATCCCCTCTACCCTTTCTCGTCAGCCTTTAGTACCGAATTCTGGGATCAACATAGGCATTTAAAATGTCAATTAGGATGCTGGACAGAACGACAATGACTGACAGAAACACCATAATTCCTTGAACGACGGGATAGTCGCGCTGGGAAATGGCTACATAAAGGCGGTTGGCTAGCCCTGGCCAAGAAAAGGTGACTTCGGTGAGAAGTGCGCCGCTGAGCAGGGATGCGATCGTTAATCCCAAAATGGTGATCACTGGGATCAACGCATTTTTGAGAGCATGAGCCAGCACAATGCGCCGTTCTGGAATGCCCCGGGCCCGTGCCGCTTCTACATAGTCTGATTTGAGCGTTTGTTTGAGGTTGACTCGTACAATTCGCTCAAAAATACCGCTAATCAGTAGCCCCAAGGTGAGACTGGGCAAGGTGAGGTAGTAGAGACTGGTGACAAACTGGTTGAGGCTGCCGCTCAGTAAACTATCGATGACATATAATCCTGTTGGACCTTGCGGAGCTTGTAGGGAAATGGGAAAGCGCGTGCCGATCGGAAACCAGTTGAGTTGCACTGCAAAGATCAATTGCAGAATCATGCCAAACCAATACATCGGTACGGCATAGGTAACAATGCCAAACAAACGACCGCCGACATCTAAGCTTGTATTTGGTTTAGAGGCAGCCAGCACGCCTACCGAAATGCCTACCCCTACAGCTACAATGGCGCTGAAAATAGCCAACTCTACAGTGGCGGGGAAGTGATTGCCAATAATTTGCCACACGGTTTGCCCCTGCGTGGCGATCGAAGTTCCCAGATCCAATCGCAGCAAATTGCCCAAGTACCGAAAATATTGCACAATCAGCGGCGCATCTAAGCCCAATCGTTCCCGCAAGACTTGTTTGGCAGCCTCCGGCGCACGGGGGCCCAACAGTGCATCGATCGGATCACCGGGGGTCGCTCGCATCAGCAAGAAGATCAGCGTCGTGATCACCCAGATCATCAATGGAGCCAGCAGCAAGCGCGAAAGCACATAGTAGCGAAGGGCGGTAGAACGGGACATGGAGGTTGGGAGTTAGGGGTTAGGATTGGGGTGAAAATACATCAGGCTGGCTGTTTCTCAATTTGCCAGAGCAAGAATTGCTGCGTTGGCTGAATTTCTACGCCCTCTAGCCCTTGTCTGGCAAAGACGTAATCTTTATTCTGCCAGAGCGGAATATACGGCACATCTTTGGCCGTTAGCGCTTGCAGTTCCGCGAATAGGGCTTCTCGCTTGGTTTCGTCTTGTTCGGCAATTTGCTGTTTCACAAGTTGGTTGGCTTGTTCGCTGTAGTAGAACGAACCACCTGCTTGGGTTTGTCCCGCTTCACAACCGGTCTCTACCGATCCCTGATCGCACGACAAGAAGGGTGTGATGAACGTGTCGGCGTCATAGTAGTCGGGATACCAATCCAACAACACGGTGGGATAGGTTCCCTTGTCCAGGTTGTCAAAAATCGTGGCAGATTCAGTCGTGTTAATTTCTACATTCACCAAACCGGGCAGCTTCTGTTCGATCGATGCCTTGAGCGTCGAGGCCACTAAGCTACGAGCCGTTGAGGTAGACGAGTGCCAAATTTCCAGCGTCAGTGGATTCGCTTCCGAGAAACCAGCTTCCGTTAACAGTGCTCTGGCTTTGTCAGCATTGCCGTCCCCGTATTCGGTTTCAAACACGGGTTTATAGGTGGGGAAGGTATTGGGCAAGAGGCTGTAGAGTGGTTCGGCTTGACCTTGGAACACCCGATCGACTATTAACTTGCGATCGATCAGGGCCGCAATCGCCTGTCGCACTCGCACATCATCCAGTGGTTCGCTTCTTTGATTCAGCACCAAATAGTTGATGGTATTGGTTCCGGCTTCAATCACCTGCCAACCACCTTGATCGGCCTCACTCACTAGCGATCGAATCTGATCTGGGTCAAGGGTTTGATAGGCCACATCCAGCCCACCCGTTTTGAAGGTGTTGAACAGGTTAGCCGAACTGCTGATTACCTGAATATCAATGCCTTGATTCGCAGGTTGTTCGCCCCAGTAATTTTCGTTGACATCCAGCTTGATAGCGTCGGTACTGAAGGACGCCAGCTTATAGGGACCTGTGCCAATGAAAGTATCCGGTCTGAACTGACCTGCGCCCACTTCATAAGAACTCGGGGGTACCGGGGTAACGCCTGAGAACGCTAACAGTGACGGAAAAGCAGCAAACGGTTGCTTCAATGTAATGGTTAGCTCATACTCACCCGTCACTTCTACCGATTCAATTTGATCGGCCAGTAAGAACGCGGGACGACCACCGTTTTCCATAAACCGCTGCATGGAAAAAGCCATGGCTTCTGCATTAAAGGGGGTTCCATCATGGAAAGTGACGCCTTCTCGCAACGGAATCGTGTAGGTTAAGCCATCATCGCTAACGTCAGGCAATTCGGTGGCTAGTTGCGGCACAAGCTCCGTTGTACCTGGCTCATAGGTATATAACCGATCGCCCAAGTTATAGAGCAAGATTCCTGGAAAAATCTCATAAACATCCGCCGGATCGAGGGTTTCCGCCTTCAGCGTTGTGCCGATCGTCACCCGCCCACTATTCGCCGCTGTATTGCTGCTATTTGTACTTGAGCTTGGTTGATCCGAAGCCGTGCCACAACTGACAACCAAAATCAAACAGAGACTGAACAAACTCAAGAACTTTAGTATCGATCGCCGCGATCGATACACCGCCCTAGTCCACACCAAAAACCCGTTCATAAAATTGGCCCACCTGACATTCTAAGTTGAGTGTAA
This genomic interval carries:
- a CDS encoding ABC transporter substrate-binding protein, producing MNGFLVWTRAVYRSRRSILKFLSLFSLCLILVVSCGTASDQPSSSTNSSNTAANSGRVTIGTTLKAETLDPADVYEIFPGILLYNLGDRLYTYEPGTTELVPQLATELPDVSDDGLTYTIPLREGVTFHDGTPFNAEAMAFSMQRFMENGGRPAFLLADQIESVEVTGEYELTITLKQPFAAFPSLLAFSGVTPVPPSSYEVGAGQFRPDTFIGTGPYKLASFSTDAIKLDVNENYWGEQPANQGIDIQVISSSANLFNTFKTGGLDVAYQTLDPDQIRSLVSEADQGGWQVIEAGTNTINYLVLNQRSEPLDDVRVRQAIAALIDRKLIVDRVFQGQAEPLYSLLPNTFPTYKPVFETEYGDGNADKARALLTEAGFSEANPLTLEIWHSSTSTARSLVASTLKASIEQKLPGLVNVEINTTESATIFDNLDKGTYPTVLLDWYPDYYDADTFITPFLSCDQGSVETGCEAGQTQAGGSFYYSEQANQLVKQQIAEQDETKREALFAELQALTAKDVPYIPLWQNKDYVFARQGLEGVEIQPTQQFLLWQIEKQPA
- a CDS encoding slr1601 family putative cell division protein, producing MSAQPSRRLSSPSQASRQPSDRAVARVRRRSPRQSYQATAIEVSARLGVNVLLGIIAVSTLVKLVPYNLSQQQQLEEARSEVAKLDKRVDELRAEFDRHFDPQQSMHVMQEQSARMNPNQRQIIWLAPSATTAQQPERSPSEKTMTPIEGSQQQAFWLKR
- a CDS encoding ABC transporter permease, whose amino-acid sequence is MSRSTALRYYVLSRLLLAPLMIWVITTLIFLLMRATPGDPIDALLGPRAPEAAKQVLRERLGLDAPLIVQYFRYLGNLLRLDLGTSIATQGQTVWQIIGNHFPATVELAIFSAIVAVGVGISVGVLAASKPNTSLDVGGRLFGIVTYAVPMYWFGMILQLIFAVQLNWFPIGTRFPISLQAPQGPTGLYVIDSLLSGSLNQFVTSLYYLTLPSLTLGLLISGIFERIVRVNLKQTLKSDYVEAARARGIPERRIVLAHALKNALIPVITILGLTIASLLSGALLTEVTFSWPGLANRLYVAISQRDYPVVQGIMVFLSVIVVLSSILIDILNAYVDPRIRY